GTTCCGGTGGAGCAGATACCCGCTGGCAACATAGTAGCGCTCATAGGCCTCAAGGACGTCAACATAGGCGACACGATAAGCACCAACATCATAGAGCCGTTCGAGCAGATAACGCACTACTCTAAGCCCGTTGTGACGAAGGCGGTGGAAGCCAAAGACACGCGCGACACCACGAAGCTCATAGAGGCGCTGCGCGAGCTCTCCAAGGAAGACCCAACGATAGTGACCGAGATAAATCAGGAAACCGGAGAGCATCTGGTCAGCGGCATGGGAGAGCTGCACCTCGAGATAATAGAGACGAAGCTCAGGGACGATTTCAAGATTCCGGTCATAACGAGCCCGCCGATCGTGATATACAGGGAAACGATAAACTCCAAAGCAGGCCCGATAGAGGGCAAGACCCCGAACAGGCACTCCAGGTTCTATGTTACTGTCGAGCCGCTGTCAGAAGGCGTACAGAAGGCGATAGACGAGGGCTCCATACGCGAGGGCAAGCCCAAAGGCCAAAACGCCATAGAGGCGATGGTCACAGCAGGGCTGGACAGGCAGATAGCCAAGAACGTTGAGGAGATATCCAACAAGTGCATGCTCGCAGACACGACGCACGGCGTCCAGTATATGAACGAGGTCATGGAGCTCTTGATAGACGGCTTCGACGAGGCCGTCAAGGACGGCCCGTTGGCAAGGGAGAAATGCTCAGGCGTGCTGGTCAGCGTGGTAGACGCAACCATACACGAGGATCCCGTGCACAGGGGGCCTGCGCAGATAATACCTGCTATAAGGAACGCGATATATGCAGGCATGCTCACGGCCGGCGTGACCCTCCTGGAGCCCAAACAGGACTTCACGATAAACATACCACAGGAGTACATTTCCAATGTTATAACGTTCATCCAGAGCAAGCGCGGCCAGGTTGCAAGCATAACGCAGGACCGCGAGCAGGTCTCGATAACTGCGAAGATGCCTGTTGCAGAGACGCTGAAGGGTTTCTCGAACGACCTCCGCGGCCTGACGCAAGGCAGGGCCATATGGTACACGGCATTCGCTGGCTACGAACGCCTGCCCACGGACCTGCAGAACAAGATAGTCCGCGAGATACGCGAACGCAAGGGGCAGAGCCCTGAGCCGCCAACGCCAGCGCAGTTCATGGACTAACGGTTTGCTCATAACGTAGCTCATAAAGTCATTTTATGAGCAGAATTGATTTCTTGAACAAAGCTATGGACTAGCGAACGTTTAAATAGCTTAACTGGGAATTATCACAGGTTTCTCCTTACAGGGAATGAAAATACCGATGAGGCTAAAACCAAGGTGTTTCCGATGGCAAAATCCTACGTGAAATTCGAAGTATCTAAAGAAGTCGCAGACAAGACGTACGAGGCCCTCCAGCTAGCCAAGCAAGGCGGCAAGATAAGGAAGGGTGTGAATGAAGCCACGAAGAGCGTGGAGCGCGGGCTCGCCAGCTTCGTTGTGCTGGCCGAGGACGTGGAGCCCGAGGAGGTAATAATGCACCTGCCTATGCTCTGCGAGCAGAAGAAGATACCCTTCTCGTACGTTCCAAGCAAGCTCGAGCTCGGCAAGGCGATAGGCCTGGGCGTGCAGTGCGCGGCAGTTGCCATAGAGAGCCAGGGTGGAGGCGCGTCCGCCATAAAGGACGTCATAGCGAGAGTCACAGGCACCTCGCAGAAGGCGCAATCTCAGGCGCCTCAGACGCCGGCAGCGCAGCCGAAGCCAAAGGAGGCCAAGCCCCATGCAAAGAAGCAGGAGCAGAAACCCGGTGAGCGTGCCGAGGCGCAGCAGCCTGCGCCAGCGCAGGCTGAGCCGTCGCAGCAGGCCAAGCAATAATAGACATCAATTCGTGATGAATCATGGCTGCAGAGTCACCTCAAAGTCCGGCTACGCCGCAGAAGCCAGCAGCGCAGCAACTGGCCGGCTTTCTGGCGGAGATAGTCGACGTGAACAAGAAGGTAAAGACCGGAATGTACGGCGAGGTGTACTCAGTTGCATGCAGGATCCTGGAGGGCGGCGATACAGGCCGCATAATAAGGCGCAATCTTATAGGTCCGGTCAAGAAGGGCGACGTAGTGAGGCTGCCAGACACCAGCAGGGAGGCCAGGGAAATAAAGGTAAAGTAGTGATTGCGTGAAGTGCTCTTATTGCGGAAGCGATCTGCCGAGAGACGGGGGCATGATGTACGTATTCCGCACAGGCAAGATAAACTACTACTGCTCAAGCAGATGCTACAAGTACGACATAATATTGCACAGGAAGCTGAAGAAGGAGGTAAAGGCAACGGCGCAAGTGAAGAGGGAGAAGCCCGCAGAAGCGAGCACGGCCGCCCCGAAGCCGAAAGCTTGAGCTTTCATCCATTCATTTTCTTGTACCTTATGAATTCTTTCAACACCTTGCCATAGCTCTCGCCAATGTCCATCTTCAGCGCATCGGACGGCTTTACCCATCTGTAGGCGTCCAGCGCTTCATGCAGCCTCAATTTCCCCCCCGTCACCTTGCAATAAACGTCAAAATAAATGAAATGTGCTGGCCGGTGGAAGTCCTTTGAGTTTATCAGCTCGCCCACGTCACTATGGCAACTGGTTTGAGATCCATTTCTGTTCCTCCTTTCCCTCCCTTGCCATTGCATCCATTATGGTTTCGCCGGGCTCTATGTGCCCGCCCGGCATGACCCATTTGTTTTTCCACTTTGCGTCCCTAACAAGCAGTATCTCTCTATGTTCGTTCTCGATTATTGCGCTTCCCGTTGCTTCTACACCATGAGGGAACATGGACGGGTCGAAAGGATCACGCTTCCCGGTTCTTCTCGAAGACCTCATCTAGATCAAGCTCCTTCAGCTCGGTTACCTTCCTCTGTATGCCTGCTTCTGTGTATTCGGGGAACTCCACGCCGCTCACTACTATCATGACACGCAGCACGTCCTTCTGCATGTCTGGATCTATGCGCGCACCCCACTTGAGCATCGCATCAGGACTTATGCGCCCGGCCACGTCCTGGAATACGGATTCTGCCTCTCTGAGCGTTAGGCTCTCGCCTCCTATTATGTTGATGAGCGCCTTCTTCGCATTGCCGAAATCGGCATCGAGCATCGGGCTCTTTATTGCGTTGTCGAGCGCTATCAGCGCGCGCTTGCCATCGTTCGCTGTTGCAGCGCCCTCTCCGGTGCCTATTACTGCATAGCCCGAATCGCGCAGCACAGCGCGCAGGTCAGCGAAGTCTATGTTGACCATGCCCGGCTTCGTCACCATCTCAACTATGCCCTTCGTAGCGCTCGCCAATACCTCGT
The Candidatus Marsarchaeota archaeon genome window above contains:
- a CDS encoding elongation factor EF-2, translated to MVRKEYVVEEIAKIMHAIERIRNVAIIAHVHHGKTTLTDSLLARAGLISKTVAGEALYTNYEAIEKDRRMTIKSANISLGFDYKGMDYIINLIDTPGHVDFGGHVTRSMRAVDGVVLVVDPVEGVMPQTETVLRQALKEKAKPVLFINKVDRLLNELRLTQEQTFERLLKLIDDINKMIDRYAPEEFVKDWKVSVENGSVAMGSAYKKWAISKPIMDKYKTTFKDIFALTAAQDEKKLQEVAPIDEAVLTMIIDHLPSPQVAQKYRIPQIWHGDLNSPDGQAMLNTDASAGTNVVVFNIVYDPHSGDVPVGRIFSGVAKKGIELHVSGNPGTQRLQQVGIYMAAERVPVEQIPAGNIVALIGLKDVNIGDTISTNIIEPFEQITHYSKPVVTKAVEAKDTRDTTKLIEALRELSKEDPTIVTEINQETGEHLVSGMGELHLEIIETKLRDDFKIPVITSPPIVIYRETINSKAGPIEGKTPNRHSRFYVTVEPLSEGVQKAIDEGSIREGKPKGQNAIEAMVTAGLDRQIAKNVEEISNKCMLADTTHGVQYMNEVMELLIDGFDEAVKDGPLAREKCSGVLVSVVDATIHEDPVHRGPAQIIPAIRNAIYAGMLTAGVTLLEPKQDFTINIPQEYISNVITFIQSKRGQVASITQDREQVSITAKMPVAETLKGFSNDLRGLTQGRAIWYTAFAGYERLPTDLQNKIVREIRERKGQSPEPPTPAQFMD
- the rps28e gene encoding 30S ribosomal protein S28e (the function of S28E in the ribosome is unknown but the structure shows a variants OB-fold that is found in nucleic acid-binding proteins); translated protein: MAAESPQSPATPQKPAAQQLAGFLAEIVDVNKKVKTGMYGEVYSVACRILEGGDTGRIIRRNLIGPVKKGDVVRLPDTSREAREIKVK
- a CDS encoding 50S ribosomal protein L24e, with amino-acid sequence MKCSYCGSDLPRDGGMMYVFRTGKINYYCSSRCYKYDIILHRKLKKEVKATAQVKREKPAEASTAAPKPKA
- a CDS encoding NUDIX hydrolase, producing the protein MRSSRRTGKRDPFDPSMFPHGVEATGSAIIENEHREILLVRDAKWKNKWVMPGGHIEPGETIMDAMAREGKEEQKWISNQLP